The Spodoptera frugiperda isolate SF20-4 chromosome 8, AGI-APGP_CSIRO_Sfru_2.0, whole genome shotgun sequence DNA segment ATAGTTTTACGTATGTATTACATACAGAACAATACCACTGCTTGTGTTGTAGTCTTATTTAATCATTCTTGTAATACTAAAGATTCgaatttactaaaatatggTCAGGTACTTGTGTgaattagttattttttgtactaAATTACATAGGTGTTTATGGAGAATAATCGCATGGTTATAAATAAGTGTGAGGAAGGGCTTTAACTTTTCGTTTAATAGTAGAAAATGCATGAAGTTTTGTCAGTATTTTGTCTTGGGGAATGTCGGATTAGATTGTTATTAGTGTAATTGACGGATATTCAAGATATGTGACAGCTAAGCTAACTCAAACTTATTAGAGATTATGAGTCCTGAGTTTGTAACTAAAGGAACgatgaatgatgaatgaatgGTGAGGGATTTGTGGGACGATTAAACAAAACATATGAGTGGATTGTACGAGCTGTAAAAAGTATagaaaatatagaaataggTCATAAGTCTTTTGTCACTGAAAACCATTGAAACAACGACGACGAGGGTCACAAGTTGTCGTAAACCTATCGCATCATTATTCTGAGCACACACGGCTATAtcttagtatatattttttatagatgcGTCAATATTGACGTAGATTACGTAGAACAACCGAGAAATATGCTTGAAGTAACATTGGTGtataaaacagtaaaattaaCGTGATAATTGAGGCATGTACTTGAGTATTTCGGAAATATGGCCGATAGTATAATAGACATAGTTAAGCAATATTCGGaaaattttgttctaaaatctattaaaccttgtttattttattctgtcaCAGATATCAGCAAATTTATTCCGCACCCTACCGCCAAGTGAAAATCCTGACTTTGATCCCGAAGAAGATGACCCGACTCTGGAGGCTTCGTGGCCGCATCTTCAACTAGTCTACGAATTTTTCCTGCGCTTCCTTGAGTCAACTGATTTTCAGCCCACTATTGGCAAGAAGGTCATTGACCAGAAATTTGTACTgcaggtaaatatatttttatcattgttATCTATATTACATCTATTAGAATCGACGTATGTATGCTCGATTCGTGATTTCGAAGCCGAACTTTACcctttttttgtacattttcatTCCTTTTTTCATCATCTGAGTTGACCTAATAATTAGCATACTTAGCATAGAAGTCGTCCTGAGTTGTGTTTAGTATAGTACTAGCAAAAAATTCAATGTTAAGTCAAAGTATATATGAATACATTATAAAGTGATATATAGTTGTAAACTAGTTATtctcgcgcggtttcacccgctgctcgACTCCTAATGATCGTAGtgcgatgttttatagcctattatAATATGTGTTACCTTCTTTGATGTATGAGTTATCCAacacagaaatatttattcaaatccaACCTGCTTCTGAGATTAATGTGTTCTAATAAACAAATTCCTCAgctttatgtattagtataaATGCAGAATCTTAAAAAACATAAACTCTTCTGGTCGACGTGTTTTAGCGTATCATATCGTCTCTCGTGGGGTGTGTGACGCTAGACATGCTGGTGACAtcatttcacataaaatattgacatCAGCTGAACTTGGATACATACAATTGGATTCCAATGTCAATTTCTTTGAGACAAAACCACTAAAATATAGCCTTTTCCAAGTAGCTGTGAGGATAATTATGTGTTAGGTTAGAATGATTCAAAATATTCCTGTTACCAACTTGTGAATTGGTCTGACTCTCTTAGTCCTCAAGGAAAAGGAGTttgatttattgataaatattttcagaacTATCGCattgttttatatgaaatagtttcacaaataatatctttatggatataaaataatcacaaagTGCCGATCCATGTATGCAAAAAGTATAGAGGactagatatatgtatattagagATAAACTTGTGATAACTGATAGGCATACTCATCACATATTTATATGCCTTATTGGTATTGTTCTCAATATCACATTATCAAcacatttattgtttgttttactgcCAGAAAATCTTATTTAACACAACTTTTCACATACCTATGAATTGTATTTATATCACCTAatatgcattaaaataattataattatggtaTTTAAAACCCTTACTGtaattacaacattaaaaaagaaagatcaAGAGACTATCAGGGTTGTCACTTTAAATTAGGTTTGTTTTTACACTATTTGGTGTAATGGTAAGAAACTGTCTCACTTTGTTTACATACTCATGGCCTTTGAATCGTTACATGCAACAGGTTGCGTGTAATCTCAACCTGTAACAACCTGTAATGCAGTTACaagtgtgacgtcatttatgtatttttttaattatttgaaaagatTAGTTATCAGTATTATAGTTACATCAATATGCTCTTTGAGAATTACATagtaataattttcattattttccagCTTTTAGATTTGTTCGATTCCGAAGACCCGCGTGAACGCGATTTCTTAAAAACGGTGCTGCATCGCATCTACGGCAAGTTTTTGGGATTGCGAGCCTTTATACGAAAGCAGATTAACAATATATTCCTACGATTTGTTTATGAAACGGAACATTTTAACGGTGTCGGTGAGCTTTTGGAAATTTTGGGAAGGTCAGTGTCTTATTATATCTATTAGTAAAACATGTATGTAGCATTTCGttctacattattttaattagtatcaTGAGATTTTGCAAATGTCAATACAATATGTTTTGTTGATGTTACAGTATAATCAATGGATTTGCACTCCCGTTGAAGAGTGAGCACAAACAGTTCCTGGTGAAGGTGCTGTTGCCCCTGCACAAGGTGAAGTGTCTGTCGCTGTACCACGCACAGCTGGCCTACTGCGTGGTGCAGTTCCTTGAGAAGGACGCTACACTCACGGAACATGTTGTACGCGGACTTCTCAAGTTCTGGCCCAAAACATGTTCACAAAAAGAGGTATTTTTAAACATGTAGTATATCTAGAAAATtgcttttgattattttatcgttgaatacttacttacttcaACATCTTCCAGGTGATGTTCTTGGGTGAGATTGAGGAGATATTGGATGTAATTGAGCCCGCTCAATTCGTCAAAATACAAGAACCGTTGTTCAGACAAATAGCTAAATGTGTTTCCAGTCCACATTTTCAGGTGAGTGtctttatttacatgtttttctttttgattaTTATGTATCATGGAAATGAGAGATGCTTATATGGCTTAGTGGAATGTTTTTCTTTGATACATTGAAGATAACTCTCTCTAACTCCTCTGCAGATATTCTTTAGCAGTAAGGGCGATGTGCGAACTATATTTTTCAGTAATACCACAATAGACCACTATTGTAAGGCAAATGATGTATTTGTGCATCTTTTGTGCTTACTAATCTACAAATCTTTCTATTGTAgtttactaatacatatttgCAAGGAATATCGCGATAATGCGTATACAAAGTTGCATCTTGTCACAATGTATTTTGAAATGATTTACTAAAATAGATAATTTGTTGCTTCCAGGTGGCTGAAAGAGCACTATATTTT contains these protein-coding regions:
- the LOC118275692 gene encoding serine/threonine-protein phosphatase 2A 56 kDa regulatory subunit epsilon isoform isoform X2 — protein: MSSGTFVDRIDPFAKRSMKKKTKKSQGSSRYRNTQDVELQALPLLKDVPSSEQEELFIRKLRQCCVAFDFMDPVADLKGKEIKRATLNELVEYITAGRGVLTEPVYPEIIKMISANLFRTLPPSENPDFDPEEDDPTLEASWPHLQLVYEFFLRFLESTDFQPTIGKKVIDQKFVLQLLDLFDSEDPRERDFLKTVLHRIYGKFLGLRAFIRKQINNIFLRFVYETEHFNGVGELLEILGSIINGFALPLKSEHKQFLVKVLLPLHKVKCLSLYHAQLAYCVVQFLEKDATLTEHVVRGLLKFWPKTCSQKEVMFLGEIEEILDVIEPAQFVKIQEPLFRQIAKCVSSPHFQVAERALYFWNNEYIMSLMEENNHVIMPIMFPALYRISKEHWNQTIVALVYNVLKTFMEMNSKLFDELTASYKAERQKEKKREKERDELWKRLGELEISHKRATAGAVAGAAPALAK